A genomic window from Prunus persica cultivar Lovell chromosome G2, Prunus_persica_NCBIv2, whole genome shotgun sequence includes:
- the LOC18787070 gene encoding cytochrome P450 714C2 — protein sequence MAAKMILSVLLGGFVVLFLYLYESLVLKPKRLRSKLEKQGIRGPSPSSVLLGNIPEMKSIKLKVMKKSEEVSSIKSKDHHPSLAHDWPSTIFPHLVQWTNEYGPIFMYSTGSIQLVSVTDIDMVKEVSLCTSLKLGKPAYLSKDRKPLLGQGILASNGPTWSHQRKIIAPEFYSDKVKGMVNLMVDSTTSMLRSWESKIESEGGMAVFRVDEDLRSLSADIISRTSFGSDYSQGKEIFLKLRTLQKVMSQLGNIGIPGLRYLPTKANREIKRLEKEIHSMILRVANQRSTEATHEKDLLQMILEGAKKYDDADSLFSAGISQEDFIVDNCKNIYFAGHETTAITASWSLMLLAANLEWQVRVRDEVLEICGDGIPDADMLRSMRTLNMVIQETLRLYPPAVFVIRQALEDIKLKDILLPKGMNIQIPIPILHQLHDLWGPDALNFNPKRFENGVLGACKFPQAYMPFGVGARVCLGQHLAMTELKVILSLVLSKFSFSLSPAYQHCPAFRLVIEPENGVNLHVRRV from the exons ATGGCAGCAAAGATGATATTATCAGTGTTGCTTGGTGGGTTTGTGGTACTGTTCTTATACCTCTATGAGTCTTTGGTTTTGAAGCCAAAGAGGCTGAGATCAAAGCTTGAAAAGCAGGGGATCAGAGGGCCTTCCCCTTCATCAGTTCTCTTGGGAAATATCCCAGAAATGAAGAGCATCAAACTCAAGGTGATGAAAAAGTCTGAAGAAGTGAGTAGCATCAAGTCAAAGGACCACCATCCTTCTCTTGCTCATGATTGGCCTTCAACCATCTTCCCTCATCTGGTGCAGTGGACAAATGAATATG GGCCAATCTTCATGTATTCAACTGGAAGCATACAGCTAGTAAGTGTTACAGATATAGACATGGTGAAGGAAGTTAGCCTGTGCACATCTTTGAAGTTAGGGAAGCCTGCTTATCTGTCTAAGGATCGCAAGCCACTGTTAGGGCAAGGCATTCTAGCTTCAAATGGTCCAACTTGGTCTCACCAAAGGAAGATTATTGCTCCTGAATTCTACTCTGATAAGGTTAAG GGCATGGTAAACTTGATGGTGGACTCCACAACCTCAATGTTAAGATCTTGGGAGAGTAAAATTGAAAGTGAGGGAGGAATGGCAGTCTTTAGAGTTGACGAGGATTTAAGAAGCTTGTCGGCAGATATAATATCAAGAACATCATTTGGAAGTGATTATTCACAAGGGAAAGAAATTTTCTTAAAGCTCAGAACTCTTCAGAAAGTCATGTCCCAGCTGGGGAACATTGGGATTCCTGGCTTAAG ATACTTGCCAACGAAAGCCAACAGAGAGATAAAGAGATTAGAGAAAGAGATCCACTCAATGATATTAAGGGTTGCAAACCAACGCAGTACTGAGGCTACTCATGAGAAGGACCTTCTGCAAATGATACTCGAGGGAGCGAAAAAGTATGATGATGCAGATAGCCTATTTTCTGCTGGTATCTCCCAGGAAGACTTCATAGTGGATAATTGCAAAAACATATACTTTGCTGGCCATGAGACCACTGCCATCACAGCCTCCTGGAGCTTGATGTTATTAGCTGCAAATCTGGAGTGGCAAGTTCGTGTTCGTGATGAGGTGCTTGAAATTTGTGGGGATGGAATTCCAGATGCTGATATGCTTCGAAGCATGAGAACA TTGAATATGGTTATTCAAGAAACATTGCGTCTGTACCCACCAGCGGTGTTTGTCATAAGACAAGCCTTGGAAGATATTAAGCTCAAAGATATTCTACTTCCCAAAGGTATGAACATTCAGATTCCAATCCCAATACTGCATCAGCTGCATGATCTATGGGGCCCTGACGCCCTCAATTTCAATCCAAAAAGATTTGAGAATGGAGTACTTGGGGCTTGCAAGTTTCCTCAGGCTTATATGCCATTCGGAGTTGGTGCTCGTGTTTGTCTTGGCCAACACTTAGCCATGACAGAATTGAAGGTGATTCTGTCTCTTGTTCTATCCAAGTTTTCCTTCTCACTCTCACCTGCGTACCAACACTGCCCAGCTTTTAGGTTGGTTATTGAACCTGAAAATGGAGTAAATCTCCACGTGAGGAGAGTgtga